TGACCCGTCTCCCCGTCCGGATAGAACGCGTATGATCGACCACCTGATTGCCGGCTTCGGGGCGGCGCTGTCGCTGACCAACCTCGTCTTCATCGCCGGCGGCATCGCGCTCGGCATCGTCATCGGCGCGATCCCGGGGCTCGGCAGCGTCACCGCCATCGCGGTGCTGATCCCGCTGACCTACTACATGCCCCCGGTGACCGCGATCGCCTTCCTTGTCGGGGTGAACAAGGGCGGCACCTCCGGCGGCGCCATCCCCGCGATCCTCCTCAACTCGCCCGGAACGCCGGAGGCGGCGGCGACGGCGCTCGACGGATATCCCCTCGCCAGGAAGGGCGAGGCGATGCGCGCGATGAAGTTCGCCCTCTTCTCCTCCGTCACCGGCGACACGATCTCCGACCTCCTCCTCATCGTGCTGGTGGTGCCCTTCGCGGCCATCGCGCTGGAGTTCGGGCCGCTCGAGTACACCTCGGTGCTCATCTTCTCGTTCGCGCTCCTCTCCGGCGTCTCGGCCGGGTCGACCGCGAAGGCGCTGATCGCGATCTGCCTCGGGGTATTCCTCGCCACGATCGGCCTCGACCCGGTCGAGTCGAGCCCGCGCATGACGTTCCGCATGATCGAGCTCTACGACGGGCTGCCGCTCGCGGCCCTGTCCATCGGCGCGCTGGCGATGGCCTCGGTGCTGCAGGAGATGATCGACATGTGGCGCCGGCCGCAGCAGATGGCCGACACCGGCGGCAAGATCGCGTTCACCCGCACCGTGCTGCCGATCGGCGAGTTCTTCAGCCACTGGAAGACCATCGGCCGCTCGGCGATGATCGGCTCGGTGGTCGGCATGCTGCCCGGCCTCGGCGTCTCGCTCGCCGCCTTCCTCAGCTACGGCGCAGCCAAGCGGGCCGACGCGGACCCGGAGAGCTTCGGCAAGGGCAATCCGAAGGGGATCATCGCCACGGAGGCCGCCAACAGCGCCGTCGTCGGCGCCAACCTCGTGCCGACGATCGCGCTCGGCGTCCCCGGCAACATCGCCGCCGCGCTCCTCGTCGGCGCGTTCATGGTGCACGGCATCGTCCCCGGCCCGTTCATGCTGACGATGCACGGTGACGTCGTCTATGCGCTGTTCGCCTCCATGCTGATGGCGAACGGGGTCCACCTGCTGATCGGCCGCATGGGGATCCAGATCTGGGGCTGGTTCGCGAAGCTGCCGAAGGGGATGGTGCTGCCGCCCGTGCTGGTGATGTGCATCGTCGGCATCTACCTGCCGACGCAGTCGCTGTTCGACGTCGGCGTGATGCTCGCCTTCGCGGTGGTCGGCGTGGTGATGGGGCGCGCCGGCTTTCCGGTGGTATGCTTGGTGATCGGCTTCCTGCTGGGAGGCCTGTTCGAAACCTCGCTGCGCCAGACGCTGCTGCTGTACAGGAACGACTATTCCGCCGTGTTTCAGAGCCCCATCGCCATCGTCTTTCTCGTGCTGACGGTCTTCATCCTCGGTCGGTCCGCCCTGCGGTCATGAGCGAACCGACTGCCGATGTGCCGATCGAGGTGCGACTGGCCGAATCGATGGAGCGCTTTCTCAGCCAGTCGGGGTGCACCAAGCGCAGCGCGGTGCGCCTTGCCCTGAGCGAGGCGATCCATGCGGGCGACCTGCGCCCCGGCGACCTGCTGCCCTCGGAGCGGGACCTCGCCGACAAGCTCGGCGTGAGCCTCGGCACGGTGCAGGCCGCGATGCAGCAGCTCCAGCTCCTCGGCCGCATCATCCGCCGCCGCGGCGACGGGACGCGGGTGGCCCCGGCCGACCTCCTGCCCGAATCGACCTGGCATTTCCGCCTGCGGGACCCGACGACCGGCAACGCGCTGCGCTGGGGCAAGGCGAAGGTGGCCATCGACCGGATCGACGAGGCCGGCGACTGGAGCGAGTTCCTCGGCGGCAGCGACGGCTATATCCGCATCCGCCGCCGGTTCCGCCTGCCGCCCGACCGCCCGACGGGCGCCGACATGTACCTGCGGCACGACAGCGCCGCGGCGCTCCTGCGGATCGACCCGGTGGAGCTCGCCATGGTGAACATCCGCCCCTACCTCGCAGCCCGCTGCAACCTGCAAGCGGTCCGCGCGACCCACGAGGTAGTGACCGCCACCGTCTCCGACGTGGAAGCGGCGACCTTCGATCTCGAGCGGGGCTCGACCATCTTCGTCATCTCCGCGCGCGCCTACGGGGTGGACGACCGGCCGATCTACTTCCAGCGGATCCTTGTCCCCGCCGAAAACTGCGCCCTCTGCTTCTGAGCCTGCCGCGCCCCTGCGGACCGCGCGCGGCCGGCCCGGACCGAGATCCGCCCGCGTTGCGGCCGGCGAGTGCTGCCGACGGCGGCGATCGACGTGGCTCTACTCTATGAAGTAGAGTAATTCCAATTCCATAATCTCATTTTTTCTCTCCGTTACGTCAGGGTTGCGTGACAAATACATGGGCAAGCTGTAAGCGGGGGCGGTCTTTCCCCTGCGGCAGCGTCTCATGATGGCGTCCATTGTTCGCCGGCTCGTGTTCGCCGTCGGACTTCTTCTGTTCGTGTCCCTGGCCGGCTTCACGCTGCTGCGCCTGATGCCCGGCGACCTCGCCGAGTCGCTGCTGATGGCGCAGATGGACGGGCACGTGCCCAGCGCCGCCGCGCTCGCGAAGTTCTCCGCCGAACACGGCTTCGACGACCCGCTGCCGCTGCAATATTTCCGCTGGCTCGGCGCCGCGCTCGCCGGCGACTTCGGCCTCTCGCTGATGACCGGCGAGCCGGTCGGCCGCGAGATCCTCCTGCGCCTCGGCAACTCCCTCGTCCTCGCCGCCGCCGCGCTCGCCCTCGCCTTCCTCATCGCCGTGCCGCTGGCGCTCGTCTCGACGCGCTACCCGAACAGTCTCGTCGACCGCGCCGCGTCGCTCTTCGCCGTCATCGGCATGTCGATCCCGAACTTCTGGTACGCGCTCCTCCTCGCGCTCGTCTTCTCGCTCGCGCTCGGGTGGCTCCCGTCGTCCGGCTACGGCACGCTGGCGCACGCGGTGCTGCCGACCCTCGTCATCGGCACGTCCGTCTGCGGCGTCACCACGCGCTATGTCCGCAGCCTCCTCCTCGACGAGAGCGCGGCGCCCTACATGCGCACCGCCCTCGCGAAGGGCCGGTCCCGCACCGCCGCCCTCGTCGTCCACGCCGGCCCCAACGTGCTCCCCGCCGTCCTGACGCTCGCAGGCCTCCAGTTCGTGCGCATCTTCGACGGCGTGATTATCGTCGAGACGATGTTCGGCTGGCCCGGCATCGGCCGCCTCCTCGTCGATTCGCTCCTCAACCGCGACTTCCCGCTGGTCCAGGCCTCGTTCCTAGTGATCGCCGCCGCCTACGTCGCGACGAACCTCCTCGTCGACGTCGCCATCGCCGCCGTCGACCCTCGCGTGCGGGAGGTGGTGTGATGAGCCTCGCCCCGCCGCGACGCCCCGCCCTGCCGCGTCTCGCTGTCCGCCGCGCGGGCGCCCTCTCCATCGCCGTGGCGGTGCTGGCGGCCGTCGTCGCCGCCGCCCCCCTCCTCGCGCCGCACGACCCAGCCCAGACCGACATCCTGAACCGCCTCGCCGCGCCGAGCTGGACCTACCCGCTCGGCACCGACGCGATGGGCCGCTGCCTGCTGAGCCGCCTGCTGTTCGGGGCGCGCCTCACGATCTGCGTGGCGCTCCTCGTCGTCCTGGCCGCGGCGGCGATCGGCACGCTGGTCGGCCTCACGGCCGGCACCCTCGGCGGGACGGCGGACCGGGTCGCGATGCGCGTGGTCGAGGGCGTGTCGATCTTCCCCGCGCTCGCCGTCAGCCTCGTCATCGCCGGCTCCCTCGGGATCGGGCTCACCTCCGTCGTCATCGCCCTCGTCGCCGTCCACTGGACCGAATACGCCCGGATCGTGCGCAACATGACGATGGTGGAACGCGCCAGGCCCTACGTGATGGCCGCGCACGCCATCGGCGCCACCGGCCCGCGGATCGTCCTGCGGCACATCCTGCCGAACGTCGCGGGGCCGCTCCTCGTTCTCGGCGCATTTTCGCTGTCCTTCGTCATCCTCGCCTTCGCGGGCCTCTCCTTCCTCGGCCTCGGCGTGGAGCCGGGCACGGCGGAATGGGGCCGCATGATCGCCGAAGCGCGGACCCACATGCGCACCTATCCCCGGCTCGTCCTCGTTCCGGGCCTCTCCATCATGACCTTCGTCATCCTCGTGAACTTGATGGGCGACGCGCTCGCCGACCGCTGGCGCGTCGATCAGGTTCTGCGCCCCCGCCTCAGGAAAGGAAAACCCGCATGAGACTCTGGCGACGCACGCTGCTCGCCCTCGCCGCGAGCGCGACCCTCGTGTCCCTCCCCGTCGCGGCCCAGGACGACCCGGACAAGACGCTCGTCGTCGGCACGATGTGGGAGTCGCTCCCCCTCGCGATGGCGCCCCGGCGAAGCCGGTTCTTCAACGAGAGCGAGATCCTCGATACGCTGGTCAAGCTCGACTACGACATGAGCCTCGTGCCCGGCCTCGCCACCGCGTGGGAGCATGTCTCGCCGAAGGTCTGGCGCTTCGAGATCCGCAGCGGCGTCACGTTCCACGACGGCACCGCGCTCGACGCCGAGGCGGTGAAGGCCTCGCTGCAGCACGTCATCGACCTCCTTCCGTACGCCGCCGACCTCCTCAACATCGAGCGGATGGAGGCGACCGGCCCTCTGACCCTCGAGATCGAGACGACCGAGCCGTTCGCCGCGCTCCCGAACCAGCTCACCGACGCCATCACGGTGATCTACGCCGCATCGTCCTTCGACGCGGACGGCAAGTTCGTGAGGCCGGTCGGCACCGGGCCGTGGACGTTCGTCGACTACGTCAAGCAGGACCGCACCGTCGTCGAGCGGTTCGACGCCTACTGGGGCGAGGCGCCCGCGCTGGAGCGCGTCGTCTACCGCTACATCCCCGACCACAACGCCCGCACCCTCGCGCTGGAGACCGGCGAGATCGACGTCGCCACCAACCCGCTGCCGTCGGATGCCACGCGGCTCGCCGACGATCCGGACTTCAAGGTCTACGCCGAACCCACCTCCGGCCTTTACTACGGTGCCTTCAACACCGCCGGCGACACGCCGCTCGCCGACCGCCGCGTCCGCCTCGCGGTCAACGCGCTGGTCGACCGCGAGATCCTCGTGAAGGGCGCGCTCGACGGCATCGGCGAGCCCGCATACAGCTTCTTCGGCCCGCAGTTCGACTGGGTCCCGGACGGCGTCACCCCCTACGCGGTCGACCGGGAGAAGGCCGCGGCGCTCCTGGAGGAGGCCGGATACAGCAAGGACGGCGGCCGCTGGACGAAGGACGGCGAGCCGCTCACCCTGCGGATCCTCTCCTACTCCAGCCGCACCGAAATGTCGGCGATCACCGAGGCGCTCGCCGCGCTCCTCGCCAACGAGGGGATCGCGAGCGAGGTCCAGCTCTACACGTGGGACGGGATGCTCGACCTCGTGCGCAAGGGCGAATACGACGTCTCGGTCGTCTTCTGGACCCCGGAAATGACCGGCCATCCAGACCTTCACCTCAAGTCGCAGTTCCACTCCGGGGCCGAGCTCAACGATCAGGGCTGGGCGAATCCCCGCTTCGACGAGCTGGTCGACAGGGGCCGCACCCTCGATCCGGGCGCGGAGTGGGACGAGACCTACCGCGAGGCGCTCCAGATCCTGCAGGACGACGCGCCGATCATCCCGCTGGTGCACAAGGTCTTCCTCGTCGCCACCTCCAAGGAGGTGACCGGCTACCGCGTCCACCCGTCGGGCTTCTTCTTCGACTTCAAGTCCGTATCGAAGTCCGAGGCCGACTGAGCCCTTCCGTGGCCCTGGCGGAGGCTCCGGCCTCCGCCTCTCCCGAGGAGTTTGACGATGGGACGCGCACTGTTCCTCCAGCCCATCAAGGGCGCCGGCGGCGATCTGCCGAGCATCATGGGCTTCGTCGACGACGCCGACGAGGTTCCCCACTATCGCCTGCACGAGACCCCGCTCGAGCGCTACGCCGCGCTCCTGCTGCCGGCGCACCTCGACCAACGCTACTTCGGCGGGATCCGCGCCCACGTCGAGCGGTTCCTCGACGGCGGCGGAACACTCGTCTTCAACGGGCACGTCGCCTGGCCGATGCTGCCGGAGTTCGCCACCTTCGTGCCGCTGGCGCGGGTGGACCTCGCCCACCTCGCGGTGCACCGCCTCGCCGATCACCCGGTGTTCGAGGGCGTCGACATGGCCGACCTCACCTTCCGCCGCGGTGTCGCCGGCTTCTACGCGCGCGGCCATAACCCGCCGCCGCCGGGCGCCGTCGGCCTCATCGGCCTCGGCCCGGAGCGCGTGCCGTGCGATTGGGTGTACGAGCGGCCGGCGGGCGGGCGCATCCTCATGCACGCCGGAAACGATCTCTGGATGTACGCCGGCGCCGACACCTCGGCGGCGCGGATCGTCCCGCAACTGACCGCCTGGGCGACAGGCGCCGCCGTCGGAGTGGCGGCATGACCCGCATCGCGGCGCTCGACAGCGGCACCTACTACCATCACCGCACGCTCTATGAGCCCCGCTACCGGGACGCGTTCGACGAGATCGTCTACGCCCCGGCCCTCGGCGAGGCGGACCTCTCGGCGGTCGACGTGCTGGTCGTCTCCTGCCGCACGGACCCGTCCGTCCTCACCCCGCACCGCCGCGTCTTCGCCGACTTCCTCGGCGCCGGCGGAACGGTGGTGGCGATGGGGTCCACGGGACCGCACCAGTGGCTCCCCGACGTCGTCTGGCACGACACGGAAACGAACTTCTGGTGGTGGAAGGAGGGCGGCTCGCTGGGCCTTTCGGTCACGACGCCGGATCACCCCCTTTTCGGGGCGATCTCGCTCGAGGACGCCACCTGGCACTACCACGGCTACTTCGACCCGCCCGAGGGTGCCGTCCCGCTGATCTCCGCCGAGGGGCGCGGGCCGATCCTCTACGAGGACCGAGTGACGACGCCGGGCACGCTGCTGGTGACCTCGCTCGACCCGATGTACCATCACGGCAGCCACTTCATGCCCGCCACCACCCGCTTCCTCGACGGGTTCCTGCCGTTCCTGAGGCAGTACGGCCGGACCTGAGGTCCGTCCCGCGGGGCGCCCGGACGCGCTCTAGTAGCCGACGGTGAAGCGCTGGCGGACGTGGGCGGGGCGCTCCAGCTCGTCCACCAGGGCGATGGCGTAGTCCTCGAACGAGATGCTCGAGCCGCCCTCGCCGACGAGCAGCTCGTCCCTTCCGAGGCGGAAGCTGCCGGTCCGCTCGCCCGGCACGAACATCGCGGAGGGCGACAGGAACGTCCAGTCGAGGTCGTCGACGCCCTTCAGGAGATCGAGGAACGTCGCGCCGGCCGCGGCCTCGGCCTTGTATGCCGCCGGAAAGTCGGGCTGGTCGATGAGCCGCTGGCCCGGCGCCACCTCGAGGCTCCCCGCCCCGCCGACCACGAGATACCGGGCGACGCCCGCCGCCCGCACCGCGCCGATGAGAAGGTCCGGGTCGCTGGCGGTGAAGTGTACCGCGCTGACGACGGCGTCGTGCCCCTTCAGGAGCCCGGCGAGCGCGTCCTTCTCGAAGACGTCGCCCTTCACCGCCGTGACGCCCGGGAGCGCGGCGATCTTTGCGGGATTGCGGGCGATGGCGGTGACGCGGTGCCCGCGGTCGGAAAGCTCCTTCAGGATGCGCGAACCGGCCTGCCCCGACGCACCGATCAATGCGACGTTTGCCATTGTGTGGTCCTTTGGTATGAATCTCGGACAAGGTCCGACTTGTAGACCGAGAGCTACGGACCGCGCCGAACGCCCGCAAGACGTCACTTTGAAAGGATCAGGTCAGCGCGAAGTGACCTTCGGGCGCCGCGCCGCACCGGCAATGGAGAGGCCGTTGGACGACACGCCGTTCACCTTCGAAGAGCCCTGCCCGATCCGCGACGTGCTGGACCGGATCGGCGACCAGTGGAGTTTCCTCGTCCTCACCGGGCTGGAGGGCGGGACGATGCGCTTCAGCGAGCTGATGCGCGCGATCGGCGACGTCTCCAAGCAGATGCTGTCGCGCACCCTGCGCCGGCTGGAGGAGGACGGCCTCGTCAGCCGCACCGTCTATCCCGAGGTGCCGCCGCGGGTGGAGTACGCGCTGACCGAACTCGGGCGCTCGCTCCTCGAGCCGCTGCGTGCGCTCATCCGCTGGGCCGACGACAACCACCGCACCATCGTCCTCTCCCGCCGCCGCGTCAGGGACGCCGCATAGCGCTTACGCGTCCGTCGGCAGGAGCGAGCCGATGTAGTCGAGGAAGACGCGGACCTTGGCCGACAGGTTGTGCCGCTCCGGATAGACCGCGGCGATGTTGGCCGTCTGCATGTACTCCGGCAGTACGATGCACAGCCCCCCCTCGCGCACATGCCGCGCGATGTCCCACTCCGAGCGCAGCATGATGCCTTGCCCGTCGAGGACCCAGCCGAGCGCGATCTCGCCGTCGTTGGTGCTGAGCGTGCCGGCGACCTTGGCCGAGGGGACCTCGCCGTCGATCTCGTCGAAGCGCCAGACGTCGTAGGCGTCGTGGTCCTGGCGCAGGACGATGCAGTTGTGCCGCTGCAGCTCGGCCAGCGTTTCGGGCGTCCCGCGCTCGGCGAGATAGGACGGCGCCGCGCAGAGGAAACGGCGATTGCGCTGCAGCAACCGGGTGATCATCCGGCTGGCGGGCGGCGAGCCGAAGCGGATGCCGAGGTCGAATCCCTCGTCGACGATGTTCAGCGGCGCGTCGGTCAGGACGAGCTGAATCTCCACCTCCGGGTAGAGCCGCCGGAAGTTCGAGATCGCCGGCGCCAGATAGGCCCGGCCGAAGCCGAGGGTCGCGTTGATCCGCAGCAGCCCCGAGGGCGTGTCGCGTGCCTGGGACAGGCTGTGCTCCAGCGCCTCGATCTCACCCAGGATGCGGCTCGCCTCGCCGAAATAGGCCTCCCCCTCGCCCGTCAGCCGCACCCGACGCGTCGTGCGGTGGAGAAGGCGCACGCCGAGCCGGTCCTCCAGCCGGACGAGGCGCCGGCTCACCGCCGAGGCCGAAACGCCAAGCTCCCGCGCCGTCGCGCTGAAGCTTTCCCGGCGGGCGAGCAGGACGAAGAAGGCGAGGTCGCTGGTGGCCATTATGAACCTGACCGCAATAATGAAGTGCTTATTTTTGCATTATAAACCGAGCCGAGAAAGTCTACGCTCGACCGGTCTGCCCACGAGGGTGGGCGCGTGAACCGGACGGTTGGCTCGAGCTGCACCGACAAAGATCCGGGCCGGGAGGAGACATCGCGGACACGCCGGGCTCCGGGCCGGGCGCGCCGTTTCCCTGTCCGACATCCGCTCGCGGCCACTCGCGCGAGGGCGGTGTGCTCGTGTGCCGCGCCGGAGGCGCGCCGACGAGACGAGAAGAAGACAAGGCCAGAGGAGGACACCCATGAAGTTCGTTGCCATCACCACGGCCGTCGCCGCGCTCGCGTTCGCGACCCCGCTGGCGGCGCAGTCCGTCGAGGACTTCCCGACCAAGCCGATGACCTACATCATCCCGTTCAACGCGGGCGGCGAGTCGGACATCTCGGCCCGCTACCAGCAGTCCGAGTGGGACGCGGTCACCGGGCAGGACGTCGTCATCCAGTACCAGCCGGGCGCGGGCGGCGCGCAGGCCTGGTCGCAGCTCAACTCGATCGAGGGTGACGGCTACACCGTCATGGGCATCAACCTGCCGCACACCGTGCTGCAGCCGATGGCGGGCTCGGTCGGCTACAAGACCGAGGACCTGACCCCGGTCCACTACTTCCACTACACGCCGAACGCGATCTTCGTCGGCAAGGACAGCGAGTTCAAGACGCTGGAGGACCTCGTCGAGTACGCGAAGGCCAACCCCGGCCTCGTCACCTTCGCCGGCTCCGGGTCGAACTCGGCCAACAACCTCGCGGCGGTGCAGTTCAACGAGCTGGCCGGCGTGATCACCACCTACGTGCCGTTCTCCGGCACCGGCCCCTCGATCACCGCGATCCTGGGCGGGCAGACCACGGCCGGGTTCAACTACGCGACCTCCGGCGTCAACCAGGGCGACGAGATGCGCATGCTCGCCGTCGCGGCCGACGAGCGCATGCCCGCCTTCCCGGACGTGCCGACCTTCAAGGAGCTCGGCTACGACCTCGTCGGCGGCGCCTATCGCGGTGTCGCGGTTCCGGCGTCGACGCCCGAGGACCTGCGCCTGCGCATCTCCGAGATCGTCTCCGAGATCAACCAGCGCCCGGACTTCATCAAGAAGATGGAAGACGGCGGCTTCGTGCTGACGGACATCGGCTACGAGGAGATGCCGGCCTTCATCGAAGAACGCGTGAAGGAATATACCGCCGGCGCCGAGGCGCTCGGGATCAAGAAGTAACCCAGCGCATCGACCCATGGCGATTCTCGGCTACCTCCTGGGCGCGCTGACGCCGTTCAACCTCATGCTGGCGCTCGCCGGCGTGGTTCTCGGCACCATCGTGGGCGCCCTCCCCGGGCTCTCCGCGACCATGGCGGTGGCCGTGCTCGTCCCGTTCACCTTCACCATGGATCCCGCCGCGGGCCTCATCGCCCTCGGCGCGATCTACACCGGCGCGATCTACGGCGGCGCCTACGCCGCCATCCTCGTCAATACCCCGGGCACCCCCTCCGCCATCGCGACCACCTTCGACGGGTTCCCGATGGCGCGGCGGGGCGACGGCGGCCTCGCCATCTCGCTCGCCACCATCGCCTCGGTGGTAGGCGGCGTCGTCGGCGCGATCAGCCTCCTGCTGCTCGCCCCGCCGCTCGCCAAGGTGGCGCTCGCCTTCGGCCCGACGGAATATTTCTGGCTCGCCATCTTCGGCCTGACGCTCATCGCCGCGCTCTCGGTCGGCAACACGCTGAAGGGGCTGATCGGCGCGTGCCTCGGCCTCTTCCTGTCGATGGTGGGTGTCGCGGTCGTCGGCGGAGACGTGCGCTACACGCTCGGCATGCAGCGCTTCCTCGGCGGCGTCGACCTCACCTCGGCGATCATCGGCCTCTACTGCATTCCCGTCATCCTCGACCTCGTCGCGACGCGCGACCCGCATCTGCAGCCGGCGGAGACCGGGGGCCTGCGCCTCGGCGAGAGCTGGCGGATGGCCTGGGCGCAGAAGTTCAACGTCATCCGATCGTCGATCATCGGGACGGTCATCGGCATCCTGCCGGGCGCGGGCGGGTCCATCGCCGGCCTCGTCTCCTACACCGAGGCGCGGCGCGCCTCGAAGACGCCCGAGCGGTTCGGCAAGGGCGCGCCGGAAGGCGTCGTCGCCACGGAGGCGGCCAATAACGCGACGGTGGGCGGCGGCTTCATCCCGACGCTTGTCCTCGGCATTCCCGGCACGCCGCCGGACGCGATCATCCTCGGCGCCCTCCTGGTGCAGGGGATCAAGATCGGCCCGACGCTGTTCAGCACCGAGGCCGGCGTCGTCTACACCTTCATCTGGGGCCTCCTGATCGCGACGCTGCTGATGCTCCCGGCGGGGCTGTTGATCGGCCGCTACGCCTACGGCTCGATGATGAAGATCCCGAAGGCGGTGCTGGCGCCGACCGTGGCGCTCCTCACCGTGATCGGCTCGTTCGCGATCCACTCCAACGTCGACGACGTGCAGACGATGGTCGGGCTCGGCCTCATCGCCTGGGTGCTGGCGCGCTACGGCTTCGCCCCGTCCCCCATCGTGCTGGGCCTCGTCCTGGGGCAGATCGCCGAGCAGGGGTTCGTGCAGACCTACCTGATCGGCAACGCCTCCAACCGGCTGAGCGAGATGTTCTTCGGCCGGCCGATCAGCATCGGCATCATCATCGCCGCCGTCGTGACGCTCGCCTATCCGATCCTCGCCGAGCGCCTCGCGCGGCGCAGGGCCGCCCGCACCGCCGCCGCCACCCCGGCGGCAGCGGCACCCGCGGCGGGCGCGTCGGCGCGCGGGCGGGACGTGCCGGGCATGATCCTCAGCGCGTGCTTCGTCCTCCTCGGCCTCCTCATCGTCTTCGGGGCGCGCGGGCTCTCCGCGCTCGGCTCGGTGTTCCCGACGACCATCGGCCTCGCGCTGATCGTCTTCTCGCTCGCCTTCATAGGCCTCGGCCTCGCCGGCCGCACCGCCGCGCCGGCGCCGCGGGCGGAGGGCGAGGGCGGCGCGCGGCACCGGATCGCGCTCGCGGCGATCATGGTCATCTGGGTCCTTCTGCTGCCGGTCGTCGGCTTCTTCGTGACGAGCCTCGCCGCGTTCTTCGTCATCATGGCGGTCGCCGACTACGACCGCCCCGGCTGGCGCACCTGGTTCGTCTGGATCCTCGCCGGGACGGCGATCGTCGCCGGCTTCTGGTGGCTCATGTCCAACGTTTTGCTGCTGCGGATGCCGGCCGGCCTCCTCTTCTGACTTCGGAGAACTCATGCGAACGCACAAGATTGCCGCGATACCGGGCGACGGCATCGGGGTGGAAGTGGTCGACGCCAGCCTCGAGGTGCTCGACGTGCTGGCGAGCCGCGACGGCAGTTTCGCCCTCGACGTCGAGCACTTCGACTGGGGCACCGACCGCTACAAGAAGACCGGCGCCTTCATGCCGGCCGACGGCGCCGACCAGCTCCGCGCCTTCGATGCCATCCTGTTCGGTGCCGTCGGTGCGCCGGACGTGGCCGACCACCTCACCCTGTGGGGCCTGCGCCTTGCCATCTGCCAGCCGCTGGACCAGTACGCCAACGTGCGCCCGACCCGCGTGCTGCCAGGCATCAGGAGCCCGCTGCGGCACGTCGAGGGGCCGGAGCTCGACTGGGTGATCGTGCGCGAGAACTCGGAGGGCGAGTATGCCGGCCAGGGCGGCCGCTCGCACCCTGGCCTGCCGCTCGAGATCGCGACCGACGTCTCCATCTTCACCCGCGCCGGGGTGGAGCGGATCATGCGCTTCGCCTTCCGCCTCGCCCAGTCGCGCCCGCGCAAGCTCCTGACGGTGGTGACCAAGTCCAACGCGCAGCGGCACGGCATGGTCCTTTGGGACCAGATCGCCGCCGAGGTGGCGCGCGACTTCCCCGACGTCACCTGGGACAAGATGCTGGTCGACGCGATGACCGTGCGCATGACGCTGAAGCCCGGCTCGCTCGACACCATCGTC
Above is a genomic segment from Acuticoccus sediminis containing:
- a CDS encoding LysR family transcriptional regulator, yielding MATSDLAFFVLLARRESFSATARELGVSASAVSRRLVRLEDRLGVRLLHRTTRRVRLTGEGEAYFGEASRILGEIEALEHSLSQARDTPSGLLRINATLGFGRAYLAPAISNFRRLYPEVEIQLVLTDAPLNIVDEGFDLGIRFGSPPASRMITRLLQRNRRFLCAAPSYLAERGTPETLAELQRHNCIVLRQDHDAYDVWRFDEIDGEVPSAKVAGTLSTNDGEIALGWVLDGQGIMLRSEWDIARHVREGGLCIVLPEYMQTANIAAVYPERHNLSAKVRVFLDYIGSLLPTDA
- a CDS encoding Bug family tripartite tricarboxylate transporter substrate binding protein — encoded protein: MKFVAITTAVAALAFATPLAAQSVEDFPTKPMTYIIPFNAGGESDISARYQQSEWDAVTGQDVVIQYQPGAGGAQAWSQLNSIEGDGYTVMGINLPHTVLQPMAGSVGYKTEDLTPVHYFHYTPNAIFVGKDSEFKTLEDLVEYAKANPGLVTFAGSGSNSANNLAAVQFNELAGVITTYVPFSGTGPSITAILGGQTTAGFNYATSGVNQGDEMRMLAVAADERMPAFPDVPTFKELGYDLVGGAYRGVAVPASTPEDLRLRISEIVSEINQRPDFIKKMEDGGFVLTDIGYEEMPAFIEERVKEYTAGAEALGIKK
- a CDS encoding tripartite tricarboxylate transporter permease, with product MAILGYLLGALTPFNLMLALAGVVLGTIVGALPGLSATMAVAVLVPFTFTMDPAAGLIALGAIYTGAIYGGAYAAILVNTPGTPSAIATTFDGFPMARRGDGGLAISLATIASVVGGVVGAISLLLLAPPLAKVALAFGPTEYFWLAIFGLTLIAALSVGNTLKGLIGACLGLFLSMVGVAVVGGDVRYTLGMQRFLGGVDLTSAIIGLYCIPVILDLVATRDPHLQPAETGGLRLGESWRMAWAQKFNVIRSSIIGTVIGILPGAGGSIAGLVSYTEARRASKTPERFGKGAPEGVVATEAANNATVGGGFIPTLVLGIPGTPPDAIILGALLVQGIKIGPTLFSTEAGVVYTFIWGLLIATLLMLPAGLLIGRYAYGSMMKIPKAVLAPTVALLTVIGSFAIHSNVDDVQTMVGLGLIAWVLARYGFAPSPIVLGLVLGQIAEQGFVQTYLIGNASNRLSEMFFGRPISIGIIIAAVVTLAYPILAERLARRRAARTAAATPAAAAPAAGASARGRDVPGMILSACFVLLGLLIVFGARGLSALGSVFPTTIGLALIVFSLAFIGLGLAGRTAAPAPRAEGEGGARHRIALAAIMVIWVLLLPVVGFFVTSLAAFFVIMAVADYDRPGWRTWFVWILAGTAIVAGFWWLMSNVLLLRMPAGLLF
- a CDS encoding tartrate dehydrogenase, translating into MRTHKIAAIPGDGIGVEVVDASLEVLDVLASRDGSFALDVEHFDWGTDRYKKTGAFMPADGADQLRAFDAILFGAVGAPDVADHLTLWGLRLAICQPLDQYANVRPTRVLPGIRSPLRHVEGPELDWVIVRENSEGEYAGQGGRSHPGLPLEIATDVSIFTRAGVERIMRFAFRLAQSRPRKLLTVVTKSNAQRHGMVLWDQIAAEVARDFPDVTWDKMLVDAMTVRMTLKPGSLDTIVATNLHADILSDLAAALAGSIGVAPTANLNPERETPSMFEPIHGSAFDITGKGIANPVATFWTAAMMLDHLGEKPASERLMHAVETVTADPALHTPDLGGKATTRDVTDAMISAIRGRND